Proteins found in one Vagococcus carniphilus genomic segment:
- a CDS encoding ADP-ribosyltransferase — protein sequence MGDRLYSNWSNKIKNKKYILFKICKKIDKKRDYDSPKDIINQYLGERYQHINSYLRFGKKDKNINVKYLAKIMSRQIANAPKLNENIIFYRYLDCNTLKNIETCRKDKPFIDKGFMSTSLTNIRSKPNEDNTCLLKIFADKGSQGAYTHLMGTETSPGNYEHYYEQEFTFQKGSKLYPLGKIYEIKITTPSDDDFTISVLDCHLTNR from the coding sequence GTGGGGGATCGATTATATAGTAATTGGAGCAATAAAATTAAAAATAAAAAATATATACTTTTCAAAATTTGTAAGAAAATCGATAAAAAAAGGGATTACGATTCCCCAAAAGATATTATTAATCAATATCTTGGAGAACGCTATCAGCATATCAATAGTTATCTTCGTTTTGGAAAAAAAGATAAAAATATAAACGTTAAATACTTAGCAAAAATTATGAGTAGACAAATTGCTAATGCTCCAAAGCTAAATGAAAATATCATTTTTTATCGTTATCTAGATTGTAACACTTTAAAGAATATTGAGACTTGTAGAAAAGATAAGCCTTTTATTGATAAAGGATTCATGAGTACTTCATTAACTAATATTAGAAGCAAACCCAATGAAGATAATACGTGCTTACTTAAAATATTTGCTGATAAAGGTTCTCAAGGAGCTTATACTCACCTAATGGGAACTGAAACTTCTCCTGGTAATTATGAACATTATTACGAACAGGAATTCACTTTCCAAAAAGGCTCTAAATTGTATCCGTTAGGAAAAATTTATGAAATAAAGATTACTACACCTTCAGATGACGATTTTACTATCTCGGTTCTTGATTGTCATCTAACAAATAGATAG
- a CDS encoding ATP-dependent nuclease yields the protein MKLEKLIVHNFRGLKGNENKISFDKSNIIFLIGKNNNGKSTFLHAYDFFVSPKKRATIEDFSDFNTTEKIEIEGIFISEPDDSKDKDLSKGEPSWIENWVDKNNRISIKKTWSNINEEGKKQTYSPKEGQYIEGGFGGFDTLLKKYAPSAIMINAVTSSEDLEKLINDIITKNHIKKLETEYSEDYDNIITSLENLKGKISNAEDITKINSDMTNFFKKTFPEYSLKIAPIQDSGVDITKTLKSTHGIKVGKSDNNKSQNSAENIVSDYNDENFHSLDKNGHGIMRQAFFSFLSTYGAEIKKEEKEYLILFEEPELYLHPSAIFSLRDQLYELAENSPYQIMCATHSPLMIDTSKTHSSLIRLEKERQNSITKTRQVDFDLYTSEEKDYLQMMNRFNPHICESFFADEVILVEGDTEAIIYRELIKKFYSDYREVFVLNTGSKSNMVFYQKILTHFGIKHVVVHDVDSKTVKINKGKETEREQTNAMWTYNQKIWDQIVTSNTEIKGISRRFVHNRNFEDAHDYKYDFKKGKPLSAFEFAKQIERDSKIPSIRFLDDFFGEGIINFSPEDIEEIIREKDTEE from the coding sequence ATGAAATTAGAAAAATTAATTGTACATAATTTTAGAGGTTTAAAAGGGAATGAAAATAAGATTAGTTTTGATAAATCAAATATCATTTTTTTAATAGGAAAAAATAATAATGGAAAATCAACATTTTTACATGCATATGATTTTTTTGTATCACCTAAAAAGAGAGCTACTATAGAAGATTTCAGTGATTTTAATACAACAGAGAAAATCGAAATAGAGGGGATATTTATTTCCGAGCCTGATGATTCCAAAGATAAAGACTTATCTAAAGGAGAACCTTCCTGGATTGAAAATTGGGTTGATAAGAATAATAGAATATCTATAAAGAAGACATGGTCAAATATTAATGAAGAGGGTAAGAAGCAGACATACAGTCCTAAAGAAGGGCAGTACATTGAGGGGGGATTTGGAGGATTTGATACATTATTAAAAAAATATGCTCCTAGTGCAATAATGATTAATGCAGTTACTTCTAGCGAAGATTTAGAGAAATTAATAAATGATATAATCACTAAAAATCATATAAAAAAATTAGAGACAGAATATTCAGAGGATTATGATAACATTATAACTAGCTTAGAAAATTTAAAGGGTAAGATTTCAAATGCTGAGGATATAACAAAAATTAATAGTGATATGACAAATTTTTTTAAGAAAACATTTCCTGAATATAGTTTGAAAATAGCACCTATTCAGGACTCAGGTGTGGATATTACTAAAACATTAAAGTCTACTCATGGTATAAAAGTAGGTAAAAGTGATAATAACAAATCTCAAAATAGTGCTGAGAATATAGTTAGTGATTATAATGACGAAAACTTTCATAGTTTAGATAAAAATGGACATGGAATTATGAGGCAAGCTTTTTTTAGTTTTTTATCAACATATGGAGCAGAAATAAAAAAAGAAGAGAAAGAGTATCTTATTTTATTTGAAGAGCCAGAATTATACTTGCATCCTTCAGCGATTTTTTCATTAAGAGATCAATTATATGAATTGGCAGAAAATAGTCCGTATCAGATTATGTGTGCTACTCATTCTCCGTTAATGATAGATACATCTAAAACACATTCATCTTTAATTAGATTAGAGAAAGAAAGACAAAATAGCATTACCAAGACTAGACAAGTAGATTTTGATTTATATACTTCTGAAGAGAAAGATTATTTGCAAATGATGAATAGATTTAATCCTCATATATGTGAAAGTTTTTTTGCAGATGAAGTAATCTTAGTTGAAGGAGATACTGAAGCTATAATTTATAGGGAATTAATCAAAAAATTTTACTCGGACTACAGGGAAGTTTTTGTTTTAAATACAGGATCTAAATCAAACATGGTTTTTTATCAAAAAATATTAACTCATTTTGGAATAAAACATGTTGTAGTTCATGATGTTGATAGCAAAACTGTAAAAATTAATAAAGGAAAAGAGACTGAAAGAGAGCAAACAAATGCCATGTGGACTTATAATCAAAAAATATGGGATCAAATAGTAACCTCCAATACAGAAATTAAAGGTATTTCAAGAAGATTTGTACATAATCGAAACTTTGAAGACGCACATGATTACAAGTATGATTTTAAAAAAGGAAAACCATTAAGTGCATTTGAGTTTGCAAAACAAATAGAAAGAGATTCTAAAATACCGAGTATAAGATTCTTGGATGATTTTTTTGGTGAAGGAATAATAAATTTTAGCCCAGAAGATATAGAAGAAATTATTCGAGAAAAAGATACAGAAGAATAG
- a CDS encoding CynX/NimT family MFS transporter codes for MNKRYFIILVFALSLNLRPAITAVGPLLTVIKEDLQMGNISASLLTTLPVFFMGATSLLALFLSRKFGVEWALAISLIAIFIALISRLFVTNAFTLILTALLAGIGIGIAGPLTIGLIKKYFPNEPSLMSFYSSAMVAGAAIASTFAQPLYQKFNNSWQIALSFWSLFALGAAILLLPLLKKETAPINVMSNNKTGTASKNWWLMIFFSLMAAIFYSLTAWLAPYVQTIGFSKVQSGLLLSLFTLIQLPVSFIIPRLVGTNQKTKNLLIGCGLSELIGLILLLLHVSPWIFVIFLALGAGGLFPLALTLPLLTAKTSEEAISLSAFMQSGGFMAGSLGPLLFGVFTQTSHSFNLAWLLVLLFVLLMIGPVRFIFSVQTSK; via the coding sequence ATGAACAAACGATATTTTATTATTTTAGTCTTCGCACTTTCACTAAACTTAAGGCCTGCTATTACAGCAGTTGGACCTTTATTAACCGTTATAAAAGAGGATTTACAAATGGGAAATATTAGTGCCAGTTTACTGACAACTTTACCAGTCTTTTTTATGGGAGCTACATCTTTATTAGCACTTTTTCTAAGTAGAAAATTTGGTGTTGAATGGGCTTTAGCTATTTCTTTAATAGCTATTTTCATCGCTTTAATTAGCCGGTTATTTGTGACAAATGCTTTTACACTAATTTTAACAGCTCTTTTAGCAGGGATTGGTATTGGCATTGCAGGACCGCTAACTATTGGATTGATTAAAAAATATTTTCCTAATGAACCCAGTTTAATGAGTTTTTATTCTAGCGCCATGGTCGCAGGAGCAGCTATAGCTTCTACATTTGCCCAACCTTTATATCAAAAATTTAATAATTCTTGGCAGATTGCTCTTAGCTTTTGGAGTTTATTCGCTTTAGGGGCAGCTATTCTGTTACTTCCTCTACTAAAAAAAGAAACAGCACCTATTAATGTTATGTCAAATAACAAAACAGGAACTGCTTCTAAAAACTGGTGGTTAATGATTTTCTTCTCACTGATGGCAGCTATTTTTTATTCTTTAACAGCTTGGTTAGCTCCTTATGTCCAAACTATTGGTTTTTCAAAAGTTCAATCTGGACTCTTACTTAGCTTATTTACTCTTATTCAGCTGCCTGTCAGCTTTATTATTCCACGCCTAGTTGGAACTAATCAGAAAACTAAAAATCTTTTGATTGGTTGTGGATTATCTGAATTAATTGGACTAATTTTACTTTTACTACACGTTTCACCTTGGATATTTGTTATTTTCCTAGCTTTAGGAGCCGGTGGATTGTTTCCACTTGCTTTAACGTTGCCACTATTAACTGCTAAAACATCTGAAGAAGCCATTAGTTTATCTGCCTTCATGCAATCAGGAGGATTCATGGCAGGTTCACTTGGTCCGCTACTCTTTGGTGTTTTTACCCAAACTAGTCACTCCTTTAACTTAGCTTGGCTATTAGTTCTTTTATTTGTTTTGTTGATGATTGGTCCCGTTAGATTTATTTTTTCAGTGCAAACATCTAAATAA
- a CDS encoding LysR family transcriptional regulator: MELRQINYFLVLAEELHFSEAAFRLGISQPSLSQQIKNLEDEIGLPLFDRIGKKNSLTLAGRLLKNYGTEMTQVLTNLQGELADLKEEKTGEIRVAMLPSDLDYRMGELIAKFHETYPDIKLKIIASVEIEQKLLRNEVDFALGIRQENMDKIIQKNIFTETYDLFVSSRLKKELPEKIKIEDIIKLPLIIFPSGYYGRELLVEWSKKKDIRLNPIVEISSPMAQFQLVEKEVGVIIQPHQLKSNLEHLEIEGIEIVDPPTREVVISYLKDKYLTEPMLAFIDELSYLF; encoded by the coding sequence ATGGAATTAAGGCAAATTAATTATTTTTTAGTTTTAGCAGAAGAACTTCATTTTTCAGAAGCAGCTTTTAGATTAGGGATTAGTCAACCTAGTTTAAGTCAACAGATTAAAAATTTAGAAGATGAGATTGGTTTACCTCTTTTTGATCGAATTGGAAAGAAAAATAGTTTAACACTAGCTGGTCGCTTACTTAAAAATTATGGAACTGAGATGACTCAGGTTTTGACTAATTTACAAGGGGAATTAGCTGATTTAAAAGAAGAGAAAACAGGGGAAATACGAGTAGCCATGTTACCATCCGATTTAGATTATCGAATGGGAGAATTGATTGCTAAATTTCATGAGACTTATCCAGATATTAAACTGAAGATTATTGCATCCGTAGAGATTGAGCAGAAACTGCTTCGAAATGAAGTTGACTTTGCGTTAGGGATTAGACAAGAAAATATGGATAAAATTATTCAAAAGAATATTTTTACAGAAACTTATGATTTATTTGTATCAAGCAGATTAAAAAAGGAGCTACCAGAAAAGATAAAGATTGAAGACATTATCAAGTTACCTTTAATTATATTTCCTTCAGGCTATTACGGAAGAGAGTTATTGGTAGAGTGGTCTAAGAAAAAGGATATTAGACTGAATCCAATAGTAGAAATCAGTTCTCCTATGGCACAATTTCAATTAGTTGAAAAAGAGGTGGGAGTCATTATTCAACCTCATCAGCTCAAAAGTAATTTGGAACATTTAGAAATTGAGGGAATTGAAATCGTTGATCCGCCAACTCGTGAAGTTGTGATAAGTTATTTAAAAGATAAGTATTTAACAGAACCAATGTTAGCTTTTATAGATGAATTGAGTTATTTGTTTTAA
- a CDS encoding exonuclease domain-containing protein, whose amino-acid sequence MATYEETTNYILKDKYISDILNNSNLSEKHKYELIYRIVADYSHIKRVPTSLYTQDNLPTDYISFDIETTGLAYSDKMIQIAAVKYQNSKEVDYFSSFIDSDGKEISTPISYLTGITNDDLIGAPSLNIVMSQFIDFIDDLPLIGHNITSFELPRIKKWADIDLRSKVAVDTYDFSSTLPLEIDNYKLETLKNYYGIEAKSHNALDDSRTTAIIFENFRNKNFAKKIHSLSIKDTLNGYTFCYTGAIKMGRTTLESYITSRGGRVVKGMSKKVDYLICSPQIAKNLTDGKRSRKEIKFEELINDGFDIKKISEEDFLRMIGEN is encoded by the coding sequence ATGGCAACCTATGAAGAAACGACTAACTATATCTTAAAAGATAAATATATATCTGACATTTTGAATAATAGTAATTTATCGGAAAAACATAAATATGAACTTATCTATCGAATTGTCGCTGATTATTCTCATATAAAACGTGTTCCAACTAGTTTATATACTCAAGATAATTTACCCACTGATTATATTTCATTTGATATTGAAACAACTGGACTTGCATACTCTGACAAGATGATACAAATTGCTGCAGTTAAATACCAAAATTCGAAAGAAGTCGATTACTTTTCATCATTTATTGACAGTGATGGTAAAGAGATATCCACTCCAATAAGCTACCTTACTGGTATTACTAATGACGATTTAATTGGCGCTCCTTCGCTAAATATTGTTATGTCTCAATTTATTGATTTTATTGATGATTTACCTTTAATTGGTCATAACATTACTTCTTTTGAATTACCTCGTATCAAAAAATGGGCTGATATTGACTTAAGATCTAAAGTTGCAGTTGACACATACGATTTTTCTTCAACATTGCCTTTAGAAATTGATAACTATAAATTAGAAACTCTTAAAAATTACTACGGGATTGAAGCTAAAAGCCACAATGCTCTTGATGATAGTAGAACCACTGCTATCATTTTTGAAAATTTTAGAAATAAAAACTTTGCCAAAAAAATTCATTCCCTATCAATTAAAGACACTTTAAATGGCTATACTTTTTGCTATACAGGTGCAATAAAAATGGGACGCACTACATTAGAATCTTATATTACGTCTAGAGGTGGTAGAGTAGTCAAAGGGATGTCTAAAAAAGTCGATTACTTAATCTGCTCCCCTCAAATAGCTAAGAATCTAACTGATGGAAAGAGAAGTAGAAAAGAGATAAAATTTGAAGAATTAATTAATGACGGTTTTGATATAAAAAAAATATCAGAAGAAGATTTTTTACGTATGATTGGAGAAAATTAA